The Heterodontus francisci isolate sHetFra1 chromosome 33, sHetFra1.hap1, whole genome shotgun sequence genome has a segment encoding these proteins:
- the LOC137347896 gene encoding interferon alpha-7-like, which translates to MIFPSVWRLWLLFVLLPGTLSQDCQRLKLQQDLIKNAENILSKMGRSFPFRCAPERQSLRTKPLNLHQLVKGLEAQDKIQIVHQILRHIIKIYSMNMASVTWPRDMVENFRLHLDRELGELEECVRKPGSESRLKRNAAIHQYFRKLRKFLKQKRFGDCAWEIIRDETRARLQQILSITGQIGRKN; encoded by the exons atgatttttcCCAGTGTCTGGAGACTATGGCTTTTGTTCGTCTTGTTGCCCGGGACCCTGAGCCAGGACTGTCAGAGACTCAAGTTACAACAAGATTTGATCAAGAATGCTGAAAATATCCTGAGTAAAATG GGACGGTCTTTTCCATTCCGGTGTGCACCAGAAAGGCAATCGCTGAGAACCAAGCCCCTGAACCTGCATCAGCTCGTCAAGGGGTTAGAG GCCCAGGACAAGATCCAAATTGTCCATCAAATTCTGCGTCACATCATCAAGATCTACAGCATGAACATGGCCTCAGTCACATGGCCCCGGGACATGGTGGAAAACTTTCGTCTTCACCTGGATCGGGAGCTCGGAGAGTTGGAAGAATGTGTCAGGAAACCGGGATCAGAGTCCAGGCTGAAGAGAAACGCTGCCATTCACCAATACTTCAGGAAACTGAGAAAGTTTCTCAAACAGAAG AGATTCGGTGACTGTGCCTGGGAAATAATCCGCGATGAGACCAGGGCCCGATTACAACAGATCCTTTCAATAACGGGACAAATTGGCAGAAAAAATTAA
- the LOC137347897 gene encoding interferon alpha-7-like: MIFPSVWRLWILFVLLPGTLSQDCQRLKLQQDLIKNAENILSKMGRSFPFRCAPERQSLRTKPLNLHQLVKGLEAQDKIQIVHQILRHIIKIYSMNMASVTWPRDMVENFRLHLDRELGELEECVRKPGSESRLKRNAAIHQYFRKLRKFLKQKRFGDCAWEIIRDETRARLQQILSITGQIGRKN, translated from the exons atgatttttcCCAGTGTCTGGAGACTATGGATTTTGTTCGTCTTGTTGCCCGGGACCCTGAGCCAAGACTGTCAGAGACTCAAGTTACAACAAGATTTGATCAAGAATGCTGAAAATATCCTGAGTAAAATG GGACGGTCTTTTCCATTCCGGTGTGCACCAGAAAGGCAATCGCTGAGAACCAAGCCCCTGAACCTGCATCAGCTCGTCAAGGGGTTAGAG GCCCAGGACAAGATCCAAATTGTCCATCAAATTCTGCGTCACATCATCAAGATCTACAGCATGAACATGGCCTCAGTCACATGGCCCCGGGACATGGTGGAAAACTTTCGTCTTCACCTGGATCGGGAGCTCGGAGAGTTGGAAGAATGTGTCAGGAAACCGGGATCAGAGTCCAGGCTGAAGAGAAACGCTGCCATTCACCAATACTTCAGGAAACTGAGAAAGTTTCTCAAACAGAAG AGATTCGGTGACTGTGCCTGGGAAATAATCCGCGATGAGACCAGGGCCCGATTACAACAGATCCTTTCAATAACGGGACAAATTGGCAGAAAAAATTAA
- the LOC137347898 gene encoding interferon alpha-7-like, giving the protein MIFPSVWRLWILFVLLPGTLSQDCQRLKLQQDLIKNAENILSKMGRSFPFRCAPERQSLRTKPLNLHQLVKGLEAQDKIQIVHQILRHIIKIYSMNMASVTWPRDMVENFRLHLDRELGELEECVRKPGSESRLKRNAAIHQYFRKLRKFLKQKRFGDCAWEIIRDETRARLQQILSITGQIGRKN; this is encoded by the exons atgatttttcCCAGTGTCTGGAGACTATGGATTTTGTTCGTCTTGTTGCCCGGGACCCTGAGCCAAGACTGTCAGAGACTCAAGTTACAACAAGATTTGATCAAGAATGCTGAAAATATCCTGAGTAAAATG GGACGGTCTTTTCCATTCCGGTGTGCACCAGAAAGGCAATCGCTGAGAACCAAGCCCCTGAACCTGCATCAGCTCGTCAAGGGGTTAGAG GCCCAGGACAAGATCCAAATTGTCCATCAAATTCTGCGTCACATCATCAAGATCTACAGCATGAACATGGCCTCAGTCACATGGCCCCGGGACATGGTGGAAAACTTTCGTCTTCACCTGGATCGGGAGCTCGGAGAGTTGGAAGAATGTGTCAGGAAACCGGGATCAGAGTCCAGGCTGAAGAGAAACGCTGCCATTCACCAATACTTCAGGAAACTGAGAAAGTTTCTCAAACAAAAG AGATTCGGTGACTGTGCCTGGGAAATAATCCGCGATGAGACCAGGGCCCGATTACAACAGATCCTTTCAATAACGGGACAAATTGGCAGAAAAAATTAA